From the Halorhabdus utahensis DSM 12940 genome, one window contains:
- a CDS encoding DUF2070 family protein yields the protein MTTTQGNLAGLSRYIFRAPRWYSSIGFAVLIAAIVGVAAFDSRYILEDAWQGIFYIGLPTLAAGVLTPPVDRLIGGQLTPSRASLLALGCELLVIAIMTGASLVSAVAPLGQNFVFDALLFALAAIFAVRLLVIMAVSRHRLAVAAVPASIQTVAAAVLLFVYSGTMRYLEIGGPLARSYLSRPEQAPAELLVILPNDFFVLALLCGIYAIAVWLFLVTIDWPWRRSLGVSALDFLEGFIGHIAEGSNELEEFFEEIGEEALVPVSVLVFRRPDGDEKARFVLPMIHPGPMGEIGGGNLPKRIAQEADGLGFPPHATAGHDFNLVTEREVETILDAAERAHDRIEYTETATPGERLEEGEATLTGQAFGDNALATVTYSPGFADDIEYAVGLSAAAEARNGHLSEIMVVDAHNCNNGLEGENLGHVVPGGERSFDLIHGADRLGERLEAAEQGSLRLGTAHDETPWGPQDGIGPLGVRVAVVDVDGGTTAYVLVDGNNMEPGLREEIVDAIDQVDLLEVMTSDTHVVNTVEAENQVGDEIPGEDLIDVIDGLVDAALDDLEPVEAGMASEKAKVTVFGTDRTETLASTANAVVSMGGALAGMFVFAVVAISLLLFLLT from the coding sequence ATGACGACGACGCAGGGCAATCTCGCCGGCCTCTCGCGATATATCTTCCGTGCCCCCCGGTGGTATTCGAGCATCGGGTTTGCGGTGCTGATCGCGGCGATCGTCGGCGTCGCGGCCTTCGACTCGCGGTACATCCTCGAGGACGCATGGCAGGGGATCTTCTACATCGGCTTGCCGACGCTTGCGGCCGGTGTCCTGACGCCGCCGGTCGATCGGCTGATCGGTGGCCAGTTGACGCCGAGTCGCGCGTCGCTGCTCGCGCTCGGCTGTGAGTTGCTCGTCATCGCCATCATGACCGGTGCGAGTCTGGTATCCGCAGTCGCGCCGCTCGGACAGAACTTCGTCTTCGACGCCCTCCTGTTCGCGCTGGCAGCCATCTTCGCCGTCCGATTGCTCGTCATCATGGCCGTGTCTCGCCACCGACTGGCCGTCGCGGCGGTCCCGGCGAGCATCCAGACCGTCGCTGCCGCCGTGTTGCTGTTCGTCTACAGCGGGACGATGCGGTATCTGGAGATCGGCGGACCACTCGCCAGATCCTACCTCTCGCGGCCGGAACAGGCCCCGGCCGAACTGCTGGTGATTCTGCCGAACGATTTCTTCGTCCTGGCGTTGCTCTGTGGGATCTACGCGATCGCCGTCTGGCTGTTTCTCGTCACTATCGACTGGCCCTGGCGGCGAAGTCTCGGCGTGAGTGCGCTGGATTTCCTCGAAGGGTTCATCGGCCACATCGCGGAGGGATCGAACGAGCTCGAGGAGTTCTTCGAGGAAATCGGCGAGGAAGCGCTCGTGCCGGTGAGCGTCCTCGTGTTCCGTCGACCCGACGGCGACGAGAAGGCGCGGTTCGTCCTGCCGATGATCCACCCCGGGCCGATGGGTGAGATCGGCGGCGGCAACCTGCCAAAGCGGATCGCCCAGGAGGCCGACGGGCTGGGTTTTCCGCCACACGCCACCGCCGGTCACGATTTCAATCTCGTGACTGAACGGGAAGTGGAAACGATCCTCGACGCCGCCGAGCGAGCCCACGACCGCATCGAGTATACCGAAACCGCGACGCCCGGCGAGCGTCTCGAGGAGGGAGAAGCGACCCTCACCGGGCAGGCCTTCGGCGACAATGCGCTCGCGACCGTGACGTACTCGCCGGGATTTGCCGACGATATCGAGTACGCCGTCGGCCTCTCGGCCGCTGCCGAGGCACGAAACGGCCACCTATCGGAAATCATGGTCGTCGACGCCCACAACTGCAACAACGGCCTCGAAGGCGAGAACCTGGGACACGTCGTCCCCGGCGGCGAACGATCGTTCGACCTGATCCATGGGGCTGATCGTCTCGGTGAGCGCCTCGAAGCGGCCGAACAGGGATCGCTCCGCCTCGGCACGGCCCACGACGAGACACCCTGGGGACCACAGGACGGGATCGGGCCGCTCGGCGTCCGCGTGGCCGTCGTCGACGTCGACGGGGGGACGACGGCCTACGTGCTGGTCGACGGCAACAACATGGAACCCGGCCTCCGCGAGGAGATCGTCGACGCGATCGACCAGGTCGATCTGCTGGAGGTGATGACCTCGGACACCCACGTCGTCAACACGGTCGAGGCCGAGAACCAGGTCGGCGACGAGATCCCAGGCGAGGATCTGATCGACGTGATCGACGGACTCGTCGATGCCGCTCTCGACGATCTCGAACCCGTCGAAGCCGGGATGGCCAGCGAGAAAGCGAAAGTCACCGTCTTCGGGACCGACCGGACCGAAACGCTTGCGAGTACCGCCAACGCCGTCGTCTCGATGGGCGGGGCGCTCGCCGGGATGTTCGTCTTCGCCGTCGTCGCGATCAGTCTCCTGCTATTCTTGCTGACGTGA
- a CDS encoding AAA family ATPase: protein MDVAEASDTCTTLLDELESAIITNQEFLETVLLGVLGRGHVLLEDVPGTGKTLTARSLAKALGLSFSRVQFTPDLLPTDVTGTHIYNERDRSFEFSEGPIFANIVLADEINRAPPKTQSALLEAMEEGQVTAGGDTYQLPKPFFVIATQNPVEMEGTFELPEAQVDRFAIKAAMGYPDLDGEVELLRRRAGRDEQSPSVETVLDAESVTALRQVPETIRVEDDLLEYMAAVTRATREHRHVEVGVSPRGTQRLFEIARARATISGREYVTPDDVKRVARPALAHRLVLTPDARVDEVPKPSVIDRILDDIPVPTI, encoded by the coding sequence ATGGACGTCGCCGAGGCAAGTGACACCTGTACCACGCTTTTAGACGAGCTCGAATCAGCGATCATCACCAACCAGGAGTTCCTCGAAACGGTCCTGCTTGGCGTGCTCGGCCGGGGGCACGTCCTGCTCGAAGACGTTCCCGGCACGGGCAAGACCCTGACGGCCCGGAGTCTCGCGAAGGCACTCGGCCTCTCCTTTTCGCGCGTCCAGTTCACCCCGGACCTGCTCCCGACTGACGTCACCGGGACTCACATCTACAACGAGCGCGATCGAAGCTTCGAGTTCAGCGAGGGCCCCATCTTCGCCAACATCGTCCTGGCCGACGAGATCAACCGCGCACCGCCGAAAACCCAGTCGGCGCTGCTGGAGGCGATGGAGGAGGGCCAGGTCACCGCCGGCGGTGACACCTATCAACTCCCGAAACCGTTCTTCGTCATCGCGACCCAGAACCCCGTCGAGATGGAGGGGACCTTCGAGTTGCCCGAGGCCCAGGTCGATCGCTTTGCGATCAAAGCGGCGATGGGCTATCCCGACCTCGACGGCGAGGTCGAACTCCTCCGCCGACGGGCCGGCCGCGACGAGCAGAGTCCGTCCGTCGAGACAGTGCTGGACGCCGAGTCAGTGACGGCCCTTCGACAGGTCCCCGAGACGATCCGTGTCGAAGACGATCTACTGGAGTATATGGCAGCAGTCACGCGGGCGACACGCGAGCACCGCCACGTCGAAGTCGGTGTCTCGCCACGCGGCACCCAGCGGCTGTTCGAGATCGCACGCGCACGGGCGACCATCTCGGGCCGGGAGTACGTCACGCCGGACGACGTCAAGCGGGTCGCCCGGCCGGCACTGGCCCATCGACTCGTGCTCACGCCCGACGCCAGAGTCGACGAGGTGCCCAAGCCGTCCGTGATCGACCGGATCCTCGACGACATCCCCGTCCCGACGATCTGA
- a CDS encoding DUF7519 family protein has protein sequence MDEEIRPPRVGVLMTGGAVTVATLAMALVPSAAVVAMIGGVIAVVGTARGSRVILGIGTVCQIGAIVFAGAAALPPGLLLVAVLGVVLGWDVGEQSINVTEQLGAGATMVRSIVVHAAATTLVGAVAMVIVYGTFLASSGGQPLVALVAFLGGGGLVLLAMRA, from the coding sequence ATGGACGAAGAGATTCGCCCGCCACGGGTTGGCGTGCTCATGACCGGTGGTGCAGTCACGGTCGCAACACTCGCGATGGCGCTCGTGCCATCCGCGGCAGTGGTCGCCATGATCGGCGGCGTGATCGCCGTCGTCGGGACCGCTCGTGGCTCACGGGTGATCCTCGGTATCGGCACTGTCTGCCAGATCGGCGCGATCGTTTTCGCCGGGGCAGCCGCCCTTCCGCCGGGGCTGTTGCTCGTCGCGGTTCTCGGGGTTGTTCTGGGGTGGGACGTCGGCGAGCAATCGATCAACGTGACCGAGCAACTCGGGGCCGGTGCCACGATGGTCCGCTCGATCGTCGTCCACGCGGCTGCCACGACCCTTGTCGGCGCGGTGGCGATGGTGATCGTCTACGGGACCTTTCTCGCCTCGAGTGGCGGACAACCGCTCGTCGCCCTCGTGGCGTTTCTGGGTGGCGGTGGGCTGGTGTTGCTCGCGATGCGGGCCTGA
- a CDS encoding family 43 glycosylhydrolase, producing the protein MTAGDDTHSLNRRHVLKSIGVGALGTTGILGTSGSAIADNGGTHYSNPLYGPDFADPTIHRAEDGTWWAYASNMSYIEDSDERLIPILSSPDLVNWTYEGEAFDSRPGWLYGSIWAPDVHYHDGQWVLFYALWPRGDDDSQVPGIGVATSETPDGPFTDHGEILSNPDHPYPGNTIDPYFAYHNGTPYLFWANFAGINVVELTEDLQDYQPGTFNQIAGSAYEGPAIFQRGDYWYVFGSTGDCCDGFDSTYEVEVGRSENLLGPYHDRDGTPMLERDEWNAGPTHLGDNDRFVGPGHGDVTVDDDGTYWFVYHAYDTEGPEFVDNGWPPARQLFVDPIQWEDGWPIIGCDGTPSSEMAVPGEGGYCSGGDDGTGDGGGVGDDVGDGTGDGYETWTDTDDPYYATLVSDLTGYDLPSAGQFVNGTDESVVWDTYEIDGGNADRLERSSLAVGDEVPFSEAARFSVTDPPENPWGITLKSFGERELERGQVLLGVAYMRTPGEEASVTYKSTASTNTPDNYVTGAQPPLGAEWQRYYFPIEFGVSAAPGEWWTEIWLGAAAQTVDIGGLAVIDFAEGVRAHDLPVRAETGETAVGTDGDTDTETDTSGESEGEQDDSEAGGSEGTPAGGLPGGEGPSQDLDGDGLHEDVNGDGTVDVSDVRSLLTNVNSEVVQKNADAYDFDGDGGVDVGDVLALYRRIYQ; encoded by the coding sequence ATGACGGCGGGGGATGACACGCACTCACTGAATCGACGTCACGTACTCAAATCGATCGGGGTTGGGGCGCTCGGTACCACGGGGATACTCGGGACGTCCGGATCAGCGATAGCCGACAACGGCGGAACCCACTACTCGAATCCGCTGTACGGGCCGGACTTCGCGGACCCCACGATCCACCGTGCCGAGGACGGAACGTGGTGGGCCTACGCCTCGAACATGAGCTATATCGAGGATAGCGACGAGAGGTTGATACCGATCCTCTCCTCGCCGGACCTCGTCAACTGGACGTACGAGGGCGAGGCGTTCGACTCCCGACCCGGCTGGCTGTACGGGTCGATCTGGGCACCCGATGTCCACTACCACGACGGCCAGTGGGTGCTGTTTTACGCCCTCTGGCCGCGCGGAGACGACGACAGTCAGGTGCCCGGCATCGGCGTGGCCACGTCGGAGACGCCCGACGGCCCGTTCACGGACCATGGGGAGATCCTCTCCAACCCGGATCACCCCTATCCTGGCAACACGATCGACCCGTACTTCGCCTATCACAACGGGACACCGTACCTCTTCTGGGCTAACTTTGCTGGCATTAACGTGGTGGAACTCACCGAGGACCTGCAGGACTACCAGCCCGGGACGTTCAATCAGATCGCCGGAAGCGCCTACGAGGGGCCGGCAATCTTCCAGCGGGGAGACTACTGGTACGTCTTTGGCTCCACCGGCGATTGCTGTGATGGGTTCGACAGCACGTACGAGGTCGAGGTCGGTCGATCAGAGAACCTCCTCGGCCCGTACCATGACCGGGACGGCACCCCGATGCTCGAGCGTGACGAGTGGAACGCGGGGCCGACTCACCTCGGTGACAACGATCGCTTCGTCGGGCCGGGCCACGGTGACGTGACGGTCGACGACGACGGCACCTACTGGTTCGTCTATCACGCTTACGACACCGAAGGCCCGGAGTTCGTCGACAACGGCTGGCCGCCGGCACGGCAGCTGTTCGTCGATCCGATCCAATGGGAGGACGGGTGGCCCATCATCGGCTGCGACGGAACGCCGTCCAGCGAGATGGCCGTCCCCGGCGAAGGAGGCTACTGCAGTGGCGGTGACGACGGGACTGGTGATGGCGGTGGCGTTGGCGATGACGTTGGCGATGGGACTGGCGACGGATACGAGACGTGGACCGACACCGACGATCCGTACTATGCGACGCTCGTCAGTGATCTCACGGGGTACGACCTCCCCAGCGCGGGCCAGTTCGTCAACGGTACTGACGAGTCGGTCGTCTGGGACACCTACGAGATCGACGGCGGCAACGCCGACCGCCTCGAGCGGTCGTCACTGGCGGTCGGCGACGAGGTACCGTTCTCGGAGGCGGCCCGCTTCTCGGTGACCGATCCACCGGAGAATCCGTGGGGGATCACCCTCAAGTCCTTCGGCGAGCGCGAACTGGAGCGCGGGCAAGTCCTCCTCGGTGTCGCGTACATGCGCACGCCCGGAGAGGAAGCGTCGGTGACCTACAAGTCGACGGCGTCGACCAATACGCCGGACAACTACGTGACCGGGGCCCAGCCGCCACTGGGTGCCGAGTGGCAGCGGTATTACTTCCCGATCGAGTTCGGCGTTTCGGCCGCCCCCGGCGAGTGGTGGACCGAGATCTGGCTCGGTGCCGCGGCCCAGACGGTCGACATCGGCGGCCTCGCAGTGATCGACTTTGCCGAGGGGGTGCGAGCCCACGACCTCCCAGTCCGGGCGGAGACCGGAGAGACGGCGGTCGGAACGGATGGCGACACCGACACTGAGACGGACACGTCCGGCGAGAGCGAGGGAGAGCAGGATGACAGCGAAGCCGGCGGTAGCGAGGGGACGCCAGCCGGTGGGCTGCCCGGCGGTGAGGGGCCGTCCCAGGATCTGGACGGCGATGGCCTGCATGAAGACGTCAACGGCGACGGCACCGTCGACGTCAGCGATGTCCGGTCGCTGTTGACCAACGTCAACAGCGAGGTGGTCCAGAAAAACGCCGACGCCTACGACTTCGACGGCGACGGCGGTGTCGACGTCGGCGACGTACTCGCGCTCTACCGGCGCATCTATCAGTAA
- a CDS encoding GMP synthase subunit A, whose protein sequence is MTRIDVIDNHGQFTHLEQRALRDLGVDVSLVDNTTPPAEIDADGLVLSGGPSMDRIGNSPAYLDLDVPVLGICLGMQIMAAELDGAVGEGDYGGYADVTVDILDDADPLIGSLAPETRVWASHADEVTQVPTGFERTATSDVCGVEAMSDTDRDLYGVQWHPEVAHTEEGEAVFENFLSICE, encoded by the coding sequence ATGACCCGCATCGACGTGATCGACAACCACGGCCAGTTCACCCACCTCGAACAGCGAGCGCTCCGGGATCTGGGAGTTGACGTCTCGCTGGTGGACAACACCACGCCACCCGCTGAGATCGACGCCGATGGGCTTGTCCTCTCGGGCGGTCCGTCGATGGACCGCATCGGCAACAGCCCGGCGTATCTCGACCTCGACGTCCCGGTCCTCGGCATCTGTCTGGGTATGCAGATCATGGCTGCCGAACTCGACGGGGCGGTCGGCGAAGGCGACTACGGCGGCTACGCGGACGTGACCGTCGACATTCTCGACGACGCGGACCCATTGATCGGCTCACTCGCACCCGAAACGCGGGTCTGGGCCAGCCACGCCGACGAAGTCACGCAGGTGCCGACGGGCTTCGAGCGAACGGCAACCTCCGACGTCTGTGGTGTCGAGGCGATGAGTGACACCGACCGAGATCTCTACGGCGTCCAGTGGCATCCAGAGGTGGCCCATACCGAAGAAGGCGAAGCAGTCTTCGAGAACTTTCTGTCCATCTGCGAGTGA
- a CDS encoding DUF7097 family protein — protein MKKTDAGTTVGVGDPYAYVDRCDHCTDEGRCRFAVDRGDVDPSFADELSSRDFRCPVVGDPQETGLTGPWDWKDCPHMRARNRDRECARCGLEERRSAHTDERPLLEEHHLSYAEGGARSAAETRAESERDPRASGSEPGDGGTRAETDALAHEITIYLCRWCHAKVHNSWAGVADPASPDSEAIAAREARRSQEQSELSFESAADRFDDSS, from the coding sequence ATGAAGAAGACGGACGCGGGGACGACTGTCGGCGTCGGCGACCCCTACGCGTACGTCGACCGCTGCGATCATTGCACCGACGAGGGACGGTGCCGGTTCGCCGTCGACCGCGGTGACGTCGACCCGTCGTTCGCCGACGAGTTGAGCAGCCGCGACTTCCGATGTCCCGTGGTCGGCGACCCACAGGAAACCGGACTGACCGGTCCGTGGGACTGGAAAGATTGCCCGCACATGCGTGCTCGCAACCGTGACCGGGAGTGTGCACGGTGCGGCCTCGAAGAGCGCCGGTCGGCCCACACTGACGAACGCCCCTTGCTGGAGGAACACCACCTCTCGTACGCGGAGGGCGGGGCGCGAAGCGCCGCGGAAACGCGAGCGGAAAGCGAACGCGACCCGCGAGCAAGCGGGTCGGAACCGGGCGACGGCGGAACCCGCGCCGAGACAGACGCACTGGCCCACGAGATCACGATCTATCTCTGCCGGTGGTGTCACGCGAAAGTCCACAACTCCTGGGCGGGCGTCGCGGACCCGGCGTCGCCCGACTCGGAAGCGATCGCAGCCCGAGAAGCCCGTCGGAGTCAGGAACAGTCGGAACTATCCTTCGAGTCGGCAGCCGATCGGTTCGACGACAGTTCCTGA
- a CDS encoding sensor histidine kinase, whose amino-acid sequence MAVTKRTLGTNYVTGTGILLCGLFVPLLSVQGTDPSALVIGGLGLLAAGILATAGYWLDRIGMHGDQIWRVAIHAGLGIGVVTLGSLLVFGLTQVTDPGASESTLLVSSIALGGTGGTVAGTIREFDRSTTTLTQSTEVLSRVLRHNLRNDMTVILGQLDQLDGDSRGTLEPTRTIRTAIDDIAALSEKARLVELAVMREERQCHPVDAVSCVDAGIEKTRAADSDISFETSMPETAWVRADWMLETAIEIVLRTVRAHGDATTISIHLEKSDTGRVSIRIVDVNGSLKPAEIETLESGVETPLQHSEGLDLWIVRWIVSGYGGSISVENGDTCAVTLRLHRSMPLRRGK is encoded by the coding sequence ATGGCCGTCACGAAACGGACACTCGGGACGAACTACGTCACAGGGACAGGTATTCTCCTGTGTGGGTTGTTCGTCCCATTGTTGTCCGTCCAGGGGACCGACCCGTCAGCACTGGTCATCGGCGGCCTCGGGTTGCTCGCGGCGGGCATACTGGCGACAGCTGGGTACTGGCTGGACCGGATTGGCATGCACGGCGATCAGATCTGGCGGGTCGCCATCCACGCCGGACTGGGGATCGGTGTCGTCACGCTCGGGAGTCTGCTGGTGTTCGGACTCACGCAAGTGACCGACCCGGGGGCGTCGGAATCAACGCTACTGGTGAGTAGTATCGCCCTCGGTGGGACTGGAGGGACCGTAGCCGGGACGATTCGCGAGTTCGACCGCTCGACGACGACACTCACCCAGAGTACCGAAGTGCTCTCACGGGTACTCCGACACAACCTCCGAAACGATATGACGGTCATTCTCGGGCAGCTCGATCAACTCGACGGCGACTCCAGGGGAACCCTGGAACCGACACGCACGATTCGGACTGCTATCGACGACATCGCTGCCCTCTCCGAGAAGGCTCGGCTGGTCGAACTGGCCGTCATGCGTGAGGAACGCCAGTGCCACCCAGTCGACGCAGTCAGCTGTGTGGATGCGGGGATCGAAAAGACGCGGGCGGCAGACAGCGACATCAGCTTTGAAACATCGATGCCCGAGACGGCGTGGGTCCGCGCCGACTGGATGCTCGAAACCGCGATCGAAATCGTCCTCCGGACGGTTCGGGCGCACGGTGACGCCACGACGATCTCGATTCATCTCGAAAAGAGCGACACCGGGCGAGTTTCGATCCGGATCGTCGACGTCAATGGCAGTCTCAAACCCGCGGAGATCGAAACGCTGGAGTCCGGCGTCGAAACGCCCCTCCAGCACAGCGAGGGACTAGATCTGTGGATCGTCCGGTGGATCGTCAGCGGCTATGGTGGATCGATCAGCGTCGAGAACGGCGATACGTGCGCGGTCACGCTGCGATTACATCGGTCGATGCCGCTCCGACGCGGCAAGTAA